From the Streptomyces sp. KMM 9044 genome, one window contains:
- a CDS encoding serine/threonine-protein kinase, whose product MGRTHVSTHQPVAGRYRLVEIIHRETHHVSWYADDLTTGRPCLVTQVVLPGDPGEDGPRAHIPSHVLRTTETVTQLCPGRIAAVLDSVDENGFLWTAAAWVDGAPLGELLAEQGPFPFVRAARIGLELLDVLDAAHSAGVTHGELGPGQVFVRETGPVVVTGFGLAGTGPAQRLTAPSYAAPEQARGEETGPEADLWALGALLHTMTEGRPPFRDRGRPGATLRGVDRLPLHAPLRAGPLTQVVQGLLRKDPVERLPRQVVREALGRVLAENPGPIPDAVSNRPRLRRAYPTLLRTVGLDGSGRTAVLGTTLAVVTIVVAVLTTATQGLPGSESATDTPSVPPASAPAAPSDVPQASGPSGDPDGRRTPVPSATGTPPPPSAPATPAPSGTGDLPPGYRVLRAPEGFSVALPEDFERVDTSRVSDLAYRITFGADDGARTLAVTYSERVGTDPVAVWRDDVEPPLEQTAGYERIGAIRATTYQRREAADMEWLSMDDGSRVRTFGRGFLLGGGRGFSLRWTTPAADWEDSANREALRTFLRTFRPSSD is encoded by the coding sequence ATGGGCAGGACGCACGTCTCCACACATCAGCCGGTCGCCGGGCGGTACCGGCTGGTCGAGATCATCCACCGCGAGACCCACCACGTCAGCTGGTACGCCGACGACCTCACGACGGGCCGCCCCTGCCTGGTCACGCAGGTCGTGCTACCCGGGGACCCGGGTGAGGACGGGCCCCGCGCCCACATCCCCTCCCATGTCCTGCGTACGACCGAAACGGTGACGCAGCTGTGCCCCGGCCGGATCGCCGCCGTCCTCGACTCCGTCGACGAGAACGGCTTTCTGTGGACCGCCGCCGCCTGGGTCGACGGCGCTCCCCTCGGCGAACTCCTGGCCGAGCAGGGCCCGTTCCCCTTCGTCCGAGCTGCGCGCATCGGGCTGGAACTGCTCGACGTGCTGGACGCCGCGCACAGCGCGGGCGTGACGCACGGTGAACTCGGCCCGGGCCAGGTGTTCGTCCGGGAGACCGGTCCGGTCGTGGTCACCGGGTTCGGCCTGGCGGGCACCGGCCCGGCCCAGCGGCTCACGGCTCCGTCGTACGCTGCGCCGGAGCAGGCCCGCGGGGAGGAGACCGGGCCCGAGGCGGACCTGTGGGCGCTGGGCGCCCTCCTCCACACGATGACCGAGGGGCGCCCGCCCTTCCGCGACCGAGGGCGGCCGGGGGCCACACTGAGGGGGGTGGACCGGCTGCCGTTACACGCGCCCCTGCGCGCGGGACCGCTCACCCAGGTCGTCCAGGGGCTGCTGCGCAAGGACCCGGTGGAACGGCTGCCCCGGCAGGTGGTCCGCGAGGCGCTCGGCCGTGTTCTCGCGGAGAACCCCGGACCGATCCCTGACGCCGTGTCGAACCGCCCTCGGCTGCGCCGCGCGTACCCCACCCTCCTCAGAACCGTCGGCCTCGACGGAAGCGGACGGACGGCGGTCCTCGGCACCACCCTGGCCGTGGTCACCATTGTGGTCGCCGTGCTCACCACGGCCACCCAGGGGCTGCCCGGCTCCGAGTCCGCCACCGACACTCCGAGCGTGCCGCCCGCCTCCGCTCCGGCCGCCCCGTCGGACGTGCCCCAGGCATCCGGGCCGTCCGGTGACCCGGACGGCCGAAGGACACCCGTGCCGTCCGCCACCGGCACTCCCCCGCCCCCGTCGGCCCCGGCCACCCCGGCGCCCTCGGGGACGGGAGACCTCCCGCCCGGTTATCGCGTCCTGCGGGCACCGGAGGGATTCTCCGTCGCGCTTCCCGAGGACTTCGAGCGCGTGGACACCTCCCGCGTCTCCGACCTCGCCTACCGCATCACCTTCGGCGCGGACGACGGCGCCCGCACCCTCGCGGTCACCTACAGCGAGCGGGTGGGGACCGACCCGGTGGCCGTGTGGCGGGACGACGTGGAGCCGCCCTTGGAACAGACGGCCGGCTACGAGCGGATCGGCGCGATCCGCGCGACCACGTACCAGAGGCGCGAGGCCGCCGACATGGAGTGGCTCTCGATGGACGACGGCTCCCGGGTACGCACCTTCGGCCGCGGGTTCCTGCTGGGCGGCGGGCGCGGCTTCTCGCTGCGTTGGACGACCCCGGCCGCCGACTGGGAGGACTCCGCGAACCGGGAGGCGCTACGGACGTTCCTGCGGACCTTCCGGCCGTCCTCCGACTGA
- a CDS encoding threonine/serine dehydratase, translating into MIGMPEIEAAAGRIAGHVVRTPTVPSPGLSALLGAPVTAKLELLQRTGSFKARGAVAKLLSLSEAERAAGVVAVSGGNHGIAVAVMAAALDVKATVVMPRSAPARAVEVAESAGASVRLADDMDGAFALMTRYQQEGLTLVHPFDDPVVVAGQGTVGLEFADDAGDLTDVLVSIGGGGLISGVAAALRERRPGIRIWGVETEGAQAMSEALAAGGPVPVGLSSIVSTLSAPTVSQLTYEHVSALVTEVLVVSDREAVRGSLDLADHAKVWTEPAAGALLPAARRVLERVGEEARIGLVVCGGNATTGDMIAWAVRFGLR; encoded by the coding sequence GTGATCGGGATGCCGGAGATCGAGGCCGCGGCCGGGCGGATCGCCGGGCACGTGGTACGGACGCCGACGGTGCCGAGCCCCGGGCTGTCGGCGCTGCTGGGCGCCCCGGTCACGGCGAAGCTGGAACTGTTGCAGCGCACCGGCTCGTTCAAGGCCCGCGGCGCGGTGGCGAAGCTGTTGTCGCTGAGCGAGGCGGAACGGGCCGCCGGGGTGGTGGCGGTGAGCGGCGGCAATCACGGGATCGCCGTCGCGGTCATGGCCGCCGCCCTCGACGTCAAGGCCACGGTGGTGATGCCGCGGTCGGCGCCCGCACGGGCCGTGGAGGTCGCGGAGAGCGCAGGCGCGTCGGTGCGGCTGGCCGACGACATGGACGGCGCGTTCGCCCTGATGACGCGGTACCAGCAGGAGGGGCTGACCCTCGTCCACCCCTTCGACGACCCGGTGGTGGTCGCCGGGCAGGGCACGGTGGGACTGGAGTTCGCCGACGACGCCGGTGACCTCACCGACGTCCTGGTGAGTATCGGGGGCGGCGGGCTGATCTCCGGTGTGGCGGCGGCACTGCGGGAGCGGCGGCCCGGGATCCGGATCTGGGGTGTGGAGACCGAGGGCGCCCAGGCGATGTCCGAAGCGCTCGCGGCGGGCGGGCCGGTGCCGGTCGGGCTGTCGTCGATCGTCTCCACGCTCAGCGCCCCGACGGTGTCACAGTTGACGTACGAACATGTGTCGGCGCTGGTCACCGAGGTGCTGGTGGTATCCGACCGGGAGGCCGTGCGGGGTTCGCTCGACCTGGCGGACCATGCCAAGGTGTGGACGGAGCCGGCCGCGGGCGCTCTGCTGCCCGCCGCGCGACGGGTGCTGGAGCGGGTCGGCGAGGAGGCCAGGATCGGACTGGTGGTGTGCGGGGGCAACGCGACCACCGGCGACATGATCGCCTGGGCGGTCCGCTTCGGGCTGCGCTGA
- a CDS encoding AIM24 family protein codes for MKGDLFSSQHMVQPASAPGMTVENAKCIRYVVEGEMHARQGAMIAYRGGLQFERKGQGVGGMLKRAVTGEGLPLMAVRGQGEAWFAHEAQNCFIVQVEPGDEFTVNGRNVLCFDSTLSYRITTVKGAGITGGGLFNSVFTGHGLLGLVCEGDPLVLPVSPQYPVHVDTDAIVGWTAGLSTTLHRSQSLGSMLRGGSGEAVQLVLQGEGYVIVRPSEATPSKAQQH; via the coding sequence ATGAAGGGTGATCTGTTTTCCAGCCAGCACATGGTGCAGCCCGCCTCGGCCCCGGGTATGACGGTCGAGAACGCCAAATGCATCCGCTACGTGGTCGAAGGTGAGATGCACGCCCGGCAGGGCGCGATGATCGCCTACCGCGGCGGGCTCCAGTTCGAGCGCAAGGGCCAGGGCGTGGGCGGCATGCTCAAGCGCGCGGTGACCGGCGAGGGTCTGCCGCTGATGGCGGTGCGGGGGCAGGGCGAGGCCTGGTTCGCGCACGAGGCGCAGAACTGCTTCATCGTCCAGGTCGAACCCGGCGACGAGTTCACCGTCAACGGCCGCAACGTCCTGTGCTTCGACTCCACGCTGTCGTACCGCATCACGACCGTGAAAGGCGCCGGCATCACCGGTGGCGGTCTGTTCAACAGCGTCTTCACGGGACACGGCCTGCTGGGTCTGGTGTGCGAGGGCGACCCGCTGGTCCTCCCGGTCTCCCCGCAGTACCCGGTCCACGTCGACACGGACGCGATCGTCGGCTGGACGGCGGGCCTGTCGACCACCCTGCACCGTTCGCAGTCGCTCGGTTCGATGCTGCGCGGCGGCTCGGGCGAGGCGGTGCAACTGGTGCTGCAGGGCGAGGGGTACGTCATCGTGCGGCCCAGCGAGGCCACGCCGTCGAAGGCACAGCAGCACTGA
- a CDS encoding serine hydrolase domain-containing protein — translation MSRGYVHVLSHRSGLYDCSNDLFVRTVPGFGAVHTKTLTLSRPVEPSPEFHRPGGAHSCSSTNFVVAGLLIGKPTGRSLATGYGGRTVDPPGLSDTSHPHPRTTIPGSNTHGCLTPDAPATALVDATEQMVAWARSARAPSSRAHGTSTPSCRCRSPAGPEQMQRRVPAGTVRRKGRGCGAAICRAESPRVRAHRCRPGLLHLRVHLEGRRSRPHRARHRLERRPVMSTLESAFCVKGRPISREPAPVADRCPDAPHRSVTTKDP, via the coding sequence GTGTCCCGGGGCTACGTGCATGTGCTGAGCCACCGCAGCGGTCTGTACGACTGCAGCAACGACCTGTTCGTACGGACGGTGCCCGGTTTCGGGGCGGTCCACACGAAGACCCTCACCCTGAGCCGGCCGGTGGAACCGTCGCCGGAGTTCCACCGCCCCGGCGGCGCCCACAGTTGCTCCAGCACCAACTTCGTCGTCGCGGGCCTGCTCATCGGGAAGCCGACCGGCCGCTCCCTCGCGACCGGGTACGGCGGCCGGACCGTCGATCCGCCCGGGCTGAGCGACACGTCCCACCCGCACCCCCGCACCACGATCCCCGGCAGCAACACGCACGGTTGCCTCACTCCGGACGCACCGGCGACGGCACTCGTCGACGCCACCGAGCAGATGGTGGCCTGGGCGCGGAGCGCGCGGGCGCCGTCGTCTCGCGCACACGGGACCTCAACACCTTCCTGTCGGTGCCGCTCGCCGGCCGGCCCGGAGCAGATGCAGCGCCGGGTGCCCGCGGGCACGGTCAGGCGTAAGGGCCGGGGCTGCGGCGCCGCGATCTGCCGTGCGGAGTCTCCCCGTGTACGGGCACACCGGTGCCGTCCGGGGCTGCTGCACCTACGCGTTCACCTCGAGGGACGGCGGTCGCGGCCTCACCGCGCTCGCCACCGCCTCGAACGACGCCCGGTGATGAGCACACTGGAGTCCGCCTTCTGCGTCAAGGGTCGGCCGATCTCCCGGGAACCCGCGCCCGTCGCCGACCGTTGTCCGGACGCCCCTCACCGGTCCGTGACGACGAAGGACCCCTGA
- a CDS encoding universal stress protein has product MTRPITAGVDGTEESLAGLAWAAREAVRRGRPLRVVHAWRFQTHETVDAGDADTQERWVREAVTESVRRATGRHSTLAVTTDVLEGDAVEALTGAAEGAETLVLGSRGHGQIVGFLVGSVGQQVIVEARRPVVFVRAGDTTSGEVAGREVVVGQQGDPKDSAAALEFAFEAAAARGATLRAVRAWALPPMFAYSPDMLRLMDEAGGLEPYEQKSLSDALAPLRERYPQVRVVEHVEMGSAGQVLLSVSGTAQLLVVGRRARRSAVGARIGSVAHGVLHHADCPVAVVPHD; this is encoded by the coding sequence ATGACACGCCCGATCACGGCAGGGGTCGACGGAACCGAGGAGAGCCTTGCCGGACTGGCCTGGGCGGCGAGGGAAGCGGTCCGCCGGGGGCGGCCGTTGCGGGTGGTGCACGCCTGGCGCTTCCAGACGCACGAGACGGTCGACGCAGGAGACGCCGACACCCAGGAGCGGTGGGTGCGTGAGGCAGTGACCGAGTCGGTCCGCCGGGCCACCGGACGGCACTCCACGCTCGCGGTGACCACCGACGTCCTGGAAGGGGACGCCGTCGAGGCTCTGACCGGTGCCGCCGAGGGCGCCGAGACGCTGGTGCTCGGTTCCCGCGGGCACGGGCAGATCGTGGGCTTTCTGGTCGGCTCGGTCGGTCAGCAGGTGATCGTCGAGGCCCGGCGGCCGGTGGTGTTCGTACGAGCCGGGGACACCACGTCCGGCGAGGTGGCCGGGCGGGAGGTCGTCGTCGGCCAGCAGGGCGACCCGAAGGACAGCGCGGCCGCGCTGGAATTCGCCTTCGAGGCCGCCGCCGCGCGGGGTGCCACCCTGCGGGCCGTGCGGGCCTGGGCCCTGCCGCCGATGTTCGCCTACAGCCCCGACATGCTGCGGCTCATGGACGAGGCGGGGGGCCTGGAGCCGTACGAGCAGAAGTCCCTGTCGGACGCCCTCGCACCGTTGCGCGAGCGCTACCCGCAGGTGCGCGTCGTCGAGCACGTGGAGATGGGCAGTGCCGGGCAGGTGCTGCTGTCGGTGTCCGGCACGGCCCAACTGCTGGTCGTCGGCCGTCGTGCGCGCCGCAGCGCCGTCGGCGCCCGGATCGGCTCGGTCGCCCACGGCGTCCTGCACCACGCGGACTGCCCGGTGGCGGTGGTACCGCACGACTGA
- a CDS encoding DUF4032 domain-containing protein, which produces MALQISATNPEHPALLLELPWHLSLQEWPERYLVPLPRGISRHVVRYARAGDEVIAVKELARRPALREYELLRDLDRIGIPAVDPLAVVTGRAGTGGEPLESVLVTRHLGGSMPYRSMFETTLRPATMHRLMDALAVLLVRLHLAGFAWGDCSLSNTLFRRDAGAYAAYLVDAETGELHPELSPGQRAYDLDLARVNISGELLDLEASGALHPSVDPVEFGTEICARYEDLWRELTRTSVYPAGKYHYIERRIRRLNDLGFDVAEMQIEHASNGDTVTFVPKVVDAGHHQRQLLRLTGLDAEENQARRLLNDLESWMATQDDHVPDGSLPGARPEVLAHRWVREVFRPTVRAVPPGLRGPMDAAEIYHELLEHRWYLSERAQHDIGLGTAVEDYVRNILPRARETLRPTTD; this is translated from the coding sequence ATGGCCCTGCAGATCAGCGCGACCAACCCGGAGCACCCCGCGCTCCTGCTGGAACTGCCCTGGCATCTGTCGCTCCAGGAGTGGCCCGAGCGGTACCTGGTACCGCTGCCGCGCGGTATCTCCCGGCACGTGGTGCGCTACGCCCGCGCCGGTGACGAGGTGATCGCCGTCAAGGAACTCGCCCGGCGGCCCGCGCTGCGCGAGTACGAGCTGCTGCGCGACCTGGACCGGATCGGCATCCCCGCGGTGGACCCGCTCGCCGTGGTCACCGGCCGCGCGGGCACGGGCGGGGAGCCGCTGGAGAGCGTGCTGGTCACCCGGCACCTCGGCGGGTCGATGCCGTACCGGTCGATGTTCGAGACGACGCTGCGCCCGGCGACCATGCACCGGCTGATGGACGCGCTCGCCGTGCTCCTGGTGAGGCTGCATCTCGCCGGGTTCGCGTGGGGCGACTGTTCGCTGTCCAACACGCTGTTCCGGCGGGACGCAGGCGCCTACGCCGCCTATCTGGTGGACGCCGAGACCGGTGAGCTGCACCCGGAGCTGAGCCCCGGCCAGCGCGCGTACGACCTGGACCTCGCCCGCGTGAACATCAGCGGCGAGCTGCTCGACCTGGAGGCCTCCGGGGCACTGCACCCGTCCGTGGACCCCGTCGAGTTCGGCACCGAGATCTGCGCCCGCTACGAGGACCTCTGGCGCGAGCTGACCCGCACCTCCGTCTACCCGGCGGGCAAGTACCACTACATCGAGCGCCGGATCCGCCGCCTGAACGACCTGGGTTTCGACGTGGCCGAGATGCAGATCGAGCACGCCTCCAACGGCGACACGGTCACCTTCGTGCCGAAGGTCGTCGATGCCGGGCACCACCAGCGCCAGCTGCTGCGCCTGACCGGGCTGGACGCCGAGGAGAACCAGGCCAGGCGGCTGCTGAACGACCTGGAGAGCTGGATGGCCACCCAGGACGACCACGTCCCCGACGGCAGCCTGCCGGGCGCCCGCCCGGAGGTCCTCGCCCACCGCTGGGTGCGGGAGGTGTTCCGCCCTACCGTGCGTGCCGTGCCACCCGGACTCCGCGGTCCGATGGACGCGGCCGAGATCTACCACGAACTCCTCGAGCACCGCTGGTACCTGTCCGAGCGGGCCCAGCACGACATCGGTCTCGGCACCGCGGTCGAGGACTACGTCAGGAACATCCTGCCCAGGGCCCGGGAGACACTGCGGCCCACGACCGACTGA
- a CDS encoding MBL fold metallo-hydrolase, protein MRAAVRQVADGTHLVHGSNTNWVIIQEGDAVTLIDTGYPGDRGQLLASLAEVGSSPESVAAVLITHAHTDHLGSAEYLRATYGMPVYTHEAEVPHARRDFLHQVTIGQVLRNSWRPGVLPWALHVVRSGGTAHVPVAAPEPFLRPGPLDLPGRPVPVHTPGHTDGHCVFHLPDIGTVVSGDALVSAHPTSRIDGPQLLPRMFHHERATALESLGILAKLEGDLTLPGHGPAHRGPLKEAAELARERAQ, encoded by the coding sequence ATGCGCGCAGCGGTACGGCAGGTGGCCGACGGCACCCACCTGGTGCACGGCTCGAACACCAACTGGGTGATCATCCAGGAGGGGGACGCCGTCACACTGATCGACACCGGGTACCCGGGCGACCGCGGACAGCTCCTCGCCTCCCTTGCGGAGGTGGGCAGTTCACCGGAGTCGGTCGCGGCCGTCCTCATCACCCACGCCCACACGGACCACTTGGGCTCCGCCGAGTACCTGCGGGCCACGTACGGCATGCCCGTGTACACGCACGAGGCCGAAGTCCCCCACGCCCGGCGGGACTTCCTGCACCAGGTGACCATCGGGCAGGTGCTGCGCAACAGCTGGCGGCCGGGTGTGCTGCCCTGGGCACTGCACGTGGTGCGCTCCGGCGGCACGGCGCACGTGCCGGTCGCCGCACCCGAGCCGTTCTTGCGGCCCGGCCCGCTGGACCTGCCCGGCCGGCCGGTCCCCGTGCACACACCCGGCCACACGGACGGGCACTGCGTCTTCCATCTCCCGGACATCGGGACAGTGGTGTCCGGCGACGCCCTGGTGAGTGCCCACCCGACCTCCCGGATCGACGGACCGCAGTTGCTGCCCCGCATGTTCCACCACGAGCGGGCCACAGCCCTCGAGTCGCTGGGCATCCTGGCCAAGCTGGAGGGCGACCTGACACTGCCCGGACACGGCCCCGCGCACCGGGGTCCCCTGAAGGAGGCGGCGGAGCTGGCCCGCGAACGCGCGCAATAG
- a CDS encoding TetR/AcrR family transcriptional regulator encodes MNSSTGRVAGRVTGRRVRTRANLLRAAFAVFADKGFGHVSIEEVCEAAGYSRGAFYSNFATLDELFFALYAERAELIAEQVSRALAGGGPDLDVPAAVDRVTEVLLLDRDWLLVKTDFLVCAARDPEVSRTLLEHRARLRRAVADHLGRARGHTELPAVLGTADGAAHAVVAAYDGVTTQLLLDEDVEHARAWLKQLLTALLTDGSAEPAAHRRG; translated from the coding sequence GTGAACAGCAGCACCGGGCGTGTGGCCGGGCGGGTGACCGGGCGCCGCGTCCGCACGCGCGCCAACCTCCTCCGGGCGGCGTTCGCCGTGTTCGCGGACAAGGGCTTCGGGCACGTCTCCATCGAGGAGGTCTGCGAGGCCGCCGGATACAGCAGGGGTGCGTTCTACTCGAACTTCGCCACCCTGGACGAGCTCTTCTTCGCCCTGTACGCGGAGCGTGCCGAGCTCATCGCCGAGCAGGTCTCCAGAGCCCTTGCCGGCGGCGGACCCGACCTCGACGTGCCCGCCGCCGTGGACCGCGTCACCGAGGTGCTGCTGCTCGACCGGGACTGGCTGCTGGTGAAAACCGACTTCCTGGTGTGTGCCGCCCGCGACCCGGAGGTCTCCCGCACCCTGCTGGAACACCGCGCACGGCTGCGCCGGGCCGTCGCCGACCACCTGGGCCGGGCCCGCGGCCACACCGAACTGCCCGCCGTCCTCGGTACCGCCGACGGTGCCGCGCACGCCGTAGTGGCCGCGTACGACGGAGTCACCACCCAACTGCTGCTGGACGAGGACGTCGAGCACGCCCGCGCCTGGCTGAAGCAACTACTGACCGCGCTGCTGACCGACGGCAGCGCCGAACCGGCCGCGCACCGACGCGGATGA
- a CDS encoding FAD-binding dehydrogenase, whose product MDADVIVVGAGIAGLVAAHELTSRGRRVALVDQENAANLGGQAFWSFGGLFLVGSPEQRRLGVKDSFDLAWSDWQGSAGFDRLEDEDTWAVRWARAYVEWAAGEKRSWLTGHGISFLPTVGWAERGDLRADGHGNSVPRFHVAWGTGTGVVAPFVCHARQASCEGLLTFHHRHRVDELVVRDGTASGVRGVVLAPDDAPRGVASNRETVGDFELTAQAVIVTSGGIGADHDIVRRHWPERLGTPPREMVTGVPAHVDGRMLGVSERAGARLVNRDRMWHYTEGVRNWDPVWHGHGIRILPGPSSMWFDALGRRLPEPCFPGYDTLGTLKHLRTTEDIAGYDHSWFILTQKIVEKEFALSGSEQNPDITAKDRAGFLRERVLGKGAPGPVDAFLREGADFVSAPALERLVDRMNALTDEPLLDASAVRRQIEARDRQLGHTFGKDAQVQGIRSARRYIGDRLGRVAAPHRILDPAAGPLIGVKLHILTRKTLGGIQTDLESRALDGQGSPIEGLYAAGEVAGFGGGGVHGYNALEGTFLGGCLFSGRAAGRAAARQTA is encoded by the coding sequence ATGGACGCCGACGTCATCGTCGTCGGAGCGGGGATCGCGGGTCTGGTCGCGGCCCACGAACTGACCAGCCGGGGCCGCAGGGTCGCCCTCGTCGACCAGGAGAACGCCGCCAACCTCGGCGGTCAGGCCTTCTGGTCCTTCGGCGGGCTGTTCCTCGTCGGCTCCCCGGAGCAGCGGCGCCTCGGCGTCAAGGACTCCTTCGACCTCGCCTGGAGCGACTGGCAGGGCAGCGCCGGATTCGACCGGCTCGAGGACGAGGACACCTGGGCGGTGCGCTGGGCGCGGGCCTACGTCGAGTGGGCGGCGGGGGAGAAGCGGTCCTGGCTGACCGGTCACGGCATCTCCTTCCTGCCCACCGTCGGCTGGGCCGAACGCGGTGACCTCCGCGCGGACGGGCACGGCAACAGCGTGCCCCGCTTCCACGTCGCCTGGGGCACCGGTACCGGTGTCGTCGCGCCCTTCGTCTGCCATGCCCGGCAGGCCTCGTGCGAGGGACTGCTCACCTTCCACCACCGGCACCGGGTCGACGAACTGGTCGTCCGGGACGGCACCGCGAGCGGAGTGCGGGGCGTTGTCCTGGCCCCGGACGACGCGCCGCGCGGTGTCGCCTCCAACCGCGAGACGGTCGGTGACTTCGAACTCACCGCCCAGGCCGTGATCGTCACCAGTGGCGGTATAGGCGCCGACCACGACATCGTGCGCCGTCACTGGCCCGAGAGGCTCGGCACCCCGCCCCGCGAGATGGTCACGGGGGTCCCCGCCCACGTGGACGGGCGGATGCTCGGCGTCAGCGAGCGCGCGGGCGCGCGCCTGGTCAACCGGGACCGGATGTGGCACTACACCGAGGGCGTGCGGAACTGGGACCCGGTCTGGCACGGTCACGGCATCCGCATCCTGCCCGGACCGTCCTCGATGTGGTTCGACGCGCTCGGCCGCCGGCTGCCCGAGCCCTGCTTCCCCGGGTACGACACCCTGGGTACGCTCAAGCACCTGCGCACCACCGAGGACATCGCCGGATACGACCACTCCTGGTTCATCCTCACCCAGAAGATCGTCGAAAAGGAGTTCGCTCTGTCGGGCTCCGAGCAGAACCCCGACATCACCGCCAAGGACCGGGCCGGGTTCCTGCGTGAACGTGTGCTCGGCAAGGGCGCCCCCGGCCCGGTCGACGCCTTCCTGCGCGAGGGCGCGGACTTCGTGTCCGCCCCGGCCCTGGAGCGGCTCGTCGACCGGATGAACGCCCTCACCGACGAGCCGCTCCTCGACGCGTCCGCCGTCCGGCGCCAGATCGAGGCCCGCGACCGCCAACTCGGCCACACCTTCGGCAAGGACGCCCAGGTGCAGGGCATCCGCAGTGCCCGCCGTTACATCGGCGACCGCCTCGGCCGCGTGGCCGCCCCGCACCGCATCCTCGACCCCGCGGCCGGCCCGCTGATCGGCGTCAAGCTGCACATCCTCACCCGCAAGACCCTCGGCGGCATCCAGACCGATCTCGAATCCCGCGCGCTGGACGGCCAGGGCAGTCCGATCGAAGGGCTGTACGCGGCGGGCGAGGTCGCGGGGTTCGGCGGCGGAGGCGTCCACGGCTACAACGCCCTGGAGGGCACCTTCCTCGGCGGCTGCCTCTTCTCGGGCCGTGCGGCAGGCCGGGCGGCAGCGCGGCAGACGGCGTAG
- a CDS encoding DUF488 domain-containing protein — protein sequence MSVRVRRVYEQPEPDDGTRVLVDRLWPRGLAKDLARVDEWPKELTPSTDLRRWYHTGERPYEEFRGRYEKELTTPEAAELLDRVRELATQGRVTLLTAAREPETSHAEVLARLLDG from the coding sequence ATGAGCGTGCGTGTGCGCCGTGTCTACGAACAGCCCGAGCCGGACGACGGAACCCGTGTCCTGGTCGACCGGCTGTGGCCGCGTGGCCTGGCGAAGGACCTGGCCCGCGTGGACGAGTGGCCCAAGGAGCTGACCCCCTCCACGGATCTGCGCCGCTGGTACCACACGGGCGAGCGGCCGTACGAGGAGTTCCGCGGGCGCTACGAGAAGGAGCTCACCACTCCCGAGGCGGCCGAACTCCTCGACCGCGTACGGGAGCTGGCCACGCAGGGCAGGGTGACGTTGCTGACCGCGGCCAGGGAGCCGGAGACCAGCCACGCCGAGGTGCTGGCCCGCCTCCTCGACGGCTGA
- a CDS encoding WhiB family transcriptional regulator: MDDWRTRAACRDEDPDLFFPIGTSGPALFQTEQAKAVCRRCAVQQQCLDWAMESGQSLGVWGGTSETERRALKRRLKARRA; encoded by the coding sequence ATGGACGACTGGCGGACCCGCGCGGCCTGCCGGGACGAGGATCCCGACCTCTTCTTCCCGATCGGGACCTCCGGCCCGGCCCTTTTCCAGACGGAGCAGGCGAAGGCGGTGTGCCGACGTTGCGCCGTCCAGCAGCAGTGCCTCGACTGGGCGATGGAGTCGGGGCAGTCCCTCGGGGTGTGGGGCGGTACGAGCGAGACGGAGCGGCGCGCGCTGAAGCGCCGTCTGAAGGCGCGACGCGCCTGA